Genomic segment of Hyalangium ruber:
AAGAGGCCTACCAGCGGTAGTGCGCGAAGGCCTTGTTCGCCTCCGCCATCTTGTGCGTGTCCTCGCGCTTCTTCACGGCGTTGCCACGGTTGTTGGCAGCGTCCATGATCTCGCCCGCGAGCTTCTCCTGCATCGTCTTCTCGCCACGCGCCTTGGAGTACTGGATGATCCAGCGCATGCCCAGCGCGACGCGACGGTCCTGACGGACCTCGACGGGGACCTGGTAGGTGGCGCCACCGACGCGGCGGCTCTTCACCTCGAGCACCGGCTTGACGTTGTCCAGGGCCTTCTTGAAGGTCTTGAGGGGGTCTTCCTTCGCCCGCTCCTCGATGAGCGAGAAGGCGCCGTAGCACACGCCCTCGGCGATGGACTTCTTGCCCTTGCGCATCAGGTCGTTGACGAACTTGGTGACAAGGCGATCCTGGTACTTCGGATCGGGCAGGATCTTGCGCTTGGCTACTACGCGACGACGAGGCATCTCTTCTTCCCTTACGCCCTGCCCCCGAATCCGGGAGCCAACGGGGCTTTATGAACTGCACGGAATGAACAGGACCGCTCCCCAGGGTGTGGGGCCAGCGTCCCAACTCAACTGCTGGAGGTGATCGAACCGCCTCAGCTCGGGCGCTTGGCGCCGTACTTGGAGCGGCTCTGCTTGCGACCCGCCACGCCGACCGAGTCGAGCGTGCCACGGATGATGTGGTAGCGGACGCCCGGGAGGTCCTTCACGCGGCCTCCGCGGATCATCACCACCGAGTGCTCCTGGAGGTTGTGACCCACGCCCGGGATATACGAGGTGACTTCGATCCCGTTGGTGAGGCGCACGCGCGCCACCTTGCGAAGGGCCGAGTTCGGCTTCTTCGGCGTGGTGGTGTACACGCGGGTGCAGACGCCACGCTTCTGAGGGGACTCCTTCAGGGCGGGGCTCTTCCCCTTCACATTCAACTTCTCGCGGCCCTTGCGGACCAGCTGGCTGATCGTCGGCACTGACGCTTCCTTCTCACTGGCCGCCGGTAGCTAAGAGGCGGCGCATATAGACCTACAACCGGGCTTAAAAAGGGCCGCGAGTATAGGGAGGGGCCTTCCCGTGTCAAGCACGGCCTGACCCTCGATGGTGTGCAACCATCGGGTGGGTACAGGTCCTTCCCTGGAACTCGGGGTTGGAGGGCTCCTCTACTCCTCGTGCCACTAGAAGTCGAGGACCATCACGATCGCGTCCTCTTTCTCGTCCGCGTAGTAGTTCGGTCGCACGCCCACCGAGCGGAAGCCCAGGGACTTGTAGAGACCGATCGCCGCCTCGTTGCTGCGGCGCACCTCCAGCGTGGCCAGGGTGCAGCGGCGGTGGCGGCCCCGCGCCAGCACCTCGTCCATCACTGCCCGCCCTACCCCGCGGCGCCGGTGCTCTGGCGCCGTCGCCACGTTGAGCACGTGTACCTCGTCCTGGACGATCCAGAAGATCGCCAGGCCCAGCAGGTGCTTCTCCCCGTTGGGCAGCGGCTCCTCCACCAGCAGGATCGTCGACCAGTCGTGATCCAGCTCCCGCCGCAGCAGTTCCGGCGACCAGGGGTTGCGGAACGAGGCCTTCTCCAGGGTGATCACCGCCGGCATGTCCTCGTGGGTCATCTGCCGGATCAGGAACGGGTGCCGACCCTCCGGCATGCCGTCTTCGCGTAAGCGCCTCATCGCCGTGCCTCCCGGGCAAACGGCGCCACGCGCCGCACCTGAGCGGAGTCCCGCACCTGGGCCAGTTCCTCCGCGGCGAGCGCCTTGTAGCGCTCCTGGAAGAGCTTGTCTCGTAGCCGGCCCTTCACCGCCTCGTACCCCTGGGGATATTCGTCGGCATGCTGCTGGAAATAGTGCTTCGCCTCCGCTTCGGTCACCTGGGCGCGCAGCCGGATGCGACTGTCGAGGATTCGCTCGGCGCGGACGCTGCGCTCGAGTACCTCGCTCAACTGCCCCACGTCCGCCCCAGACCGCGCCAGGAAGGCCTGGAACGCTTCCTCGCTCTCGAAGCGCTCGCGGAACCGCCCCAGCCGCTCCTCGACCTCCGCCTGCTCCGCCGCGAAGGCCTCGAGCCGGTCCGCGCTCAGCACCTGGAGTCGCTGGCCAATCACCAGCTCGAGCGCTCCCCTCAGCGTCTCATCGTCGAGCGGCGCGACAGCCGCCTGCACGGCCCCTCGCTCGATGAAGGCCACGCGGGTCTCGAACTCGAGCTCGCTGCGGGTCAGCACCTGGCCCTCGATGATCGCCACCACGCGGTCGATCTCCCGGCCTTCCGCAGCCCGAGGGGCTTCTGGAGCCTCGCCCGCCTGCGCCCAGGCCCCTGCCCCGAACGGCGCCACCGCGAGCCACCCCGCCAGCACAAGTATTCCCGGTCGATGACGGCGCCGCACTGCCATGGGCCCCTTCCTCACCGGCCACTTTATACATCGCCCCCAGAAGCACGCAGTCTGCTGGCCAAGCCCGCCGGACTGGTTACGTTCTTGCAGTCGGAAATTTTCAGGACAGGTCAGCAATGGCGGACGACTACTACCAGATCCTTGAAGTCCCTCGGACAGCGTCCGCGGAGGACATCAAGAAGTCCTTCCGGAAGCTGGCCCGCAAGTACCACCCCGACGTCAACCCGGGAAACAAGTCGGCGGAGGAGCGCTTCAAGCAGCTCAACAGCGCCTTCGAGGTGCTGTCGGACCCTTCGAAGCGCAAGCTCTACGACGAGTTCGGCGAAGACGCCGCGAAGATGGGCTTCGACGAGAAAAAGGCGGCGTCCTATCGGGCCTACCGTGCCGCTCGGGCGCACGGGGGCGGCGGCGGGGGCGGCATCCCCTTCGGCGGTGGGGGTGGCGGCGGCGCGGACTTCGACTTGGGGGACCTCTTCGGAGACCTCTTCGGCCGAGCGGGCGCCGGCGGCTTCGACATCAACGAAGCCTTCGGGCGCCGCGCAGGCCATGGGGGCCCCGAGCGCGGCGAGGACCTCTCCGCCAAGGTGCAGCTCACCCTGTCCGAGGCCATCTCCGGTACCGAGCGCGGGCTCAGCCTCCAGCGCCCCGGCCGCTGCCAACGCTGCCAGGGTCAGGGAGAGGCGGGCCGCAGCGGCCCCTGCCCCACCTGCAAAGGCACGGGCCGCACCCGACGCAGTGCCGGCATGCCCTTCGCGGGAGCCTGCCCGACGTGCAACGGCACCGGTCGGGCCGCCGAGCCCTGCTCGGCGTGCCAGGGCACGGGCGTCGTCGAGGAGACGACCCGTCTCACGGTGAAGATCCCGGCCGGCGTCCAGACGGGCTCCAAGGTCCGGCTCTCTGGCCAGGGCGCGGCGGGAACTCGCGGCGGTCCTCCGGGTGATCTCTACATCGAGACCGAGGTGGCCGAGCACCCGCTGGTGCGCCGGGAGGGGGATGATCTCTACCTGGACCTGCCGGTGACCGTCACCGAAGCGCTCCTCGGCGCGGAGGTGAAGGTGCCTACCTTCCAGGGCGAGGTGACCTTGAAGGTGCCTTCCGGCTCGCAGTCCGGCCGGAAGATGCGCCTCAAGGGTCGCGGGGCCCCCTCGCTCAAGGGCGGGGCCACGGGCGACCTCTACCTCGTCCTCCAGGTCAAGGTGCCCGAGAACGCCACCCCCGAGGTCAAGGCGGCCGCCGAGGCGCTCGCCCGCGGGTACCCCCAGGACGTTCGCCAGGAGTTGAAGCTCTAGGCTCCCACCCGACATGACACCCTGCCCTCTCTCTTGCCTATTGCCTTGCCGGGCGCCGCGTCCTACACGGCGCCTCCACATCCCGTCCTTTCTTGGAGCACTCGCACATGGGCCTCTTTGATCTCTTCGGTGGTTCCGGCCCCGAGAAAGCCCTCAAGCTCAAGCCCAAGGTCACCCAGAAGTATGGGGACCCGGCCAGCCGCCAGAAGGCCATTCAGCAGCTCGGGGAGATGAAGTACCCCGAGGCCGTCTCCGTGCTGCTGGCCCGCTTCACCTTGACCGTGGACCCGCTCACCACCGACGCGGACGAGAAGGACCACGTCTACGAGCTCATCAAGAGCTTCGGCAAGGACGCCATCGCTCCCATCCAGGAGTTCCTCCGCAAGAGCGACCAGGCCACCTCCTGGGCGGTGCGACTGCTCGAGGAGCTGGTGCCCGAGTCCGAGGCCCTGAGCATCTTCCTCGACACGCTCACCCACCTGAGCACCCACTACACGCGTGACCCGGAGAAGAAGGTCGTCCTCCTGCACCACGTCAGCAACAAGCAGGATCCGCGCATCGCCCCCGCCGTCCTCCCCTTCCTCGAGGACATGTCGGACGACGTGAAGATCGCCGCCCTCAAGGCGCTCGGCCCCCTGAAGCACGAGCCGGCCCGTGAGCCCATGCTCCAGCTCCTCACCGGGAGCGAGACCGCGCGTCGCGTCCAGACGGCCGCCCTGTCAGCACTCCATGAGAGCGGTTTCAACGTCCAGGGATACCGGGAGAAGGTGGAGTCCGCCCTCGTCGAGCCCTATGTCGTCGACAAGGACGGTGTGCTGGTCAAGCGCCAGGCCTGAGCCCTCCCTCGTCGCGGGCGCTGTCGGGAAGCCGACAGTGCCATTGTCTTCTCGGGCGCATCTGCCCCGCGGGGCCGTTTTACGCGGTCGCTGCCTTGGAGCAGGATGGGGGGGTGCGTTCATCCAAGAAGAAGGGCCCTCCCCTCGCTGAAGTCGTCACGCTCCGGCCCCACTTGAAGAAGCAGCCCAAGCGGCCGGCACGTCCCATCCCTCCCGTCGAAGCCGAGGAGGCCGAGCGCGCGCTGCTGGAGATGGCGCGCCAGCTCACCACCAGCGCCAGCACCACCGAGGTGCTGCGCCAATACCTGCAGGTCATCTTCAACCTGCTCAAGCCGAAGGTCTGCTACGTCGCCCGGCACTTCGCCGAGCGCAACCAGCTGCACGTCGAGCACGTGCGCGGCCGCTACGACGAGCGCGTCACCGCCGCTGTCCCCGACAAGGGTGTGGTCGGCCGCGCCTTCTCCGAGAACGCCGTGCTGCGCGACGAGGACACCGTCGCCGTGCCGCTCGAGAACCCTCAGGGCGTCACCGGCTGTCTGGCCATCATCGCCCCTCGCCGCGAGGCCTCGGAGACGCTGCTGCGCGCCCTGGCCGGCCAGCTCTCCGCCGCCTATGAGGTGGCGCGCCTGCGCGACGACTCCGCCCGGCGCAACAAGGATCTGCAGACGGCCATCGCCGGCCTCAAGAGCCTGGAGCAGAACCGCGAGGAGCTGCTCGGCAACGTCTCGCACGACCTGAAGAACCCGCTCACCACCATCAAGGCGTACCTGGCCATGGTGGGCCGCGAGAAGCTGGGCGCCCTCAGCGAGTCCCAGCGCCGCGCCGTGCAGATCTGCGACCGGAACTCGGACCGCATGCTGCGCATGGTGAATGATCTGCTGCTCATGTCCCGGCTCCAGTCCGGGAAGATGCAGCTCAACCAGCGCCCCTTCGGCCTCAAGGCCGTGGCCGAGGAGGTGCTGCGCGCCCTGGCCGCCCTGTCCGAGCACAGCAAGGTGCGCCTGCACATTCCCCCCTGCCCCGAGGTCTTCGTCCGCGGCGATCGCGAGCGCGTCGCCGAGGCCATCCACAACCTCGTGGAGAACGGCATCCACCAGAGCGAGGAGGGCGGCACCGTCGAGATCCGCGTCTCCACCGAGGAGGGCCTCGCCGCCCTCTCCGTGAAGGACTGCGGCCCGGGCCTCTCCCAGGAGGACCTGGAGAACATCTTCGATCCGTTCTACCGCGCCCGCTCCGGTCAGCCGAGGCCCCTGGGCGGCCGGCTGGGGCTGCCGCTGGTGGCCAAGATCCTCGCGCTCCACGGCGGGCGCGTGGAGGCCAACAGCACGCTCGGTGAAGGCTCCACCTTCCAGCTCGTGTTGCCCATGTTCGCCGGGGCCGTCAGCACGCCGGACATCACCCAGGCGGCCCCGCGCGCCGGCGGCATCCTCCTCGTGGAGGACGACGCGGACTGCCGCGAGGTGCTCCAGCAAGTGCTCGAACAGGAGGGCTACCGGGTGATGGCCACCTCGGGCGCGGCGGAGGCCCGCTCCGTGCTCTCGCACATCCGCCCGGCCATGGTGCTGCTCGACCTGCGCCTGAGCCAGGAGGATGGCCGCTCCGTGCTGCACTTCATCCGCGGCAGCGAGTCGCTCTCGGACATCGTCGTCTACATCATCTCCGGCGCCAGCGAGGTGGCCTCGCTCAGCTCCGGCCAGGGCTTGGACCGCATCGACGGGTTCTTCGAGAAGCCCCTGCAGTTGCCCCGGCTGCTGGACACCGTCGCGGCGGTGGTCCGTCCCAGCCGCCGCAACCCCGCCTCATCCTGACGGGGGGCCTCCCGCGGGTACGAAAGAGGCTGGAAAGCCTCCCACCTCCGCTAGTATCCGCGCGGCCCATGAGCACTTCCGTCCTTTCCCGCTATCGCACCGCGTTCGCCGAGGCGCTTGCCCAAGCCCTCGGCGTCCCCGCTTCCGAGATCGAGCCGCAGATCAAGCCGGCGGATCCCGCGCACGGGGACCTGAGCTTCGTCACCTTCCCGCTGGCCAAGGCGCAGAAGAAGGCGCCCCCCGCCATCGCCTCCTCCCTCGCCTCCGCCGTGAAGGTGCCGGGGCTCGAGGTGGCGGCCACTGGCCCCTACGTCAACGCGCGCTTCGCCACCCAGCCCTTCTCCTCCGAGGTCATCGACACGGCCCGCAAGGAGGGCCCCGCCTACGGCCATGGAGACGACGGCAAGGGCAAGACGGTGGTGCTCGACTACTCGTCGCCCAACATCGCCAAGCCCATCGCCTTCCACCACATCCGCTCCACCGTCATCGGCCACTGCCTGGCCAACCTGTACCGGGCGCTCGGCTGGAAGGTGGAGGGCATCAACTACCTGGGCGACTGGGGCAAGCAGTTCGGCCTGGTGGCGGTGGGCTTCCAGGAGTACGGCGATCCGGCTCGCAAGGAGGAGGTAGGGCACCTCATCGAGGTGTACGTGAAGGCCAACAAGCGCGCCGAGGCCGAGCCGGCCTTCGACGAGCGGGCCCGTGAGTTCTTCCGCCGCATGGAGGCCAATGACGCCGAGGCCCTGTCCTTGTGGCAGCAGTTCCGCGAAACCTCCATCCGCGACTTCGAGCGCATCTACTCGCGCCTGGGCATCCGCTTCGAGCACATCGAGGGCGAGAGCCGCTACCAGGGGAAGATGGAGCCCGTCATCGAGGAGATCTCCCAGAAGGTGGGCGTCAAGGAGTCGAAGGGCGCGCTCGTGGTGGATCTGCCCTACGCCGAGGGCGAGCCGCCCGTCATGCTCAAGAAGAACGACGGCAGCACGCTGTACGCCACGCGCGATCTGGCCGCTGCCACGGACCGGTACGAGCGCTTCCAGTTCGACAAGGCCCTCTACGTCGTCGCCAAGGATCAGCAACTGCACTTCAAGCAGTTCTTCCTGGTCCTTCAGAAGATGGGCAAGCCGTGGGCGGACCGGCTGGTCCATACCTACTTCGGCCGCGTGCAGGGCATGAGCACCCGCAGGGGCGAGGTGGTGCTGCTCGACGACGTGCTGGATCAGGCCAAGGAGCTGGCCCGGAAGAAGGTCCAGGAGAACATCGAGAAGGGCCGCATCCAGACGGACAACCCGGAGGAGCTCTCCGAGCAGATCGGCCTGGGCTCCATCGTCTTCGGCGACCTGCGGCACAACCGCACCAGCGACTACGCCTTCGACTGGGAGGAGGTGGTCAGCTTCGAGGGCCACACCGGCCCCTACGTCCAGTACGCGCACGCGCGCACCTGCAACGTGATTCGCAAGGGCGGTGGCGCGCCGGCCAGC
This window contains:
- the rpsG gene encoding 30S ribosomal protein S7 — encoded protein: MPRRRVVAKRKILPDPKYQDRLVTKFVNDLMRKGKKSIAEGVCYGAFSLIEERAKEDPLKTFKKALDNVKPVLEVKSRRVGGATYQVPVEVRQDRRVALGMRWIIQYSKARGEKTMQEKLAGEIMDAANNRGNAVKKREDTHKMAEANKAFAHYRW
- the rpsL gene encoding 30S ribosomal protein S12; protein product: MPTISQLVRKGREKLNVKGKSPALKESPQKRGVCTRVYTTTPKKPNSALRKVARVRLTNGIEVTSYIPGVGHNLQEHSVVMIRGGRVKDLPGVRYHIIRGTLDSVGVAGRKQSRSKYGAKRPS
- the rimI gene encoding ribosomal protein S18-alanine N-acetyltransferase — its product is MRRLREDGMPEGRHPFLIRQMTHEDMPAVITLEKASFRNPWSPELLRRELDHDWSTILLVEEPLPNGEKHLLGLAIFWIVQDEVHVLNVATAPEHRRRGVGRAVMDEVLARGRHRRCTLATLEVRRSNEAAIGLYKSLGFRSVGVRPNYYADEKEDAIVMVLDF
- the dnaJ gene encoding molecular chaperone DnaJ; this encodes MADDYYQILEVPRTASAEDIKKSFRKLARKYHPDVNPGNKSAEERFKQLNSAFEVLSDPSKRKLYDEFGEDAAKMGFDEKKAASYRAYRAARAHGGGGGGGIPFGGGGGGGADFDLGDLFGDLFGRAGAGGFDINEAFGRRAGHGGPERGEDLSAKVQLTLSEAISGTERGLSLQRPGRCQRCQGQGEAGRSGPCPTCKGTGRTRRSAGMPFAGACPTCNGTGRAAEPCSACQGTGVVEETTRLTVKIPAGVQTGSKVRLSGQGAAGTRGGPPGDLYIETEVAEHPLVRREGDDLYLDLPVTVTEALLGAEVKVPTFQGEVTLKVPSGSQSGRKMRLKGRGAPSLKGGATGDLYLVLQVKVPENATPEVKAAAEALARGYPQDVRQELKL
- a CDS encoding HEAT repeat domain-containing protein; translated protein: MGLFDLFGGSGPEKALKLKPKVTQKYGDPASRQKAIQQLGEMKYPEAVSVLLARFTLTVDPLTTDADEKDHVYELIKSFGKDAIAPIQEFLRKSDQATSWAVRLLEELVPESEALSIFLDTLTHLSTHYTRDPEKKVVLLHHVSNKQDPRIAPAVLPFLEDMSDDVKIAALKALGPLKHEPAREPMLQLLTGSETARRVQTAALSALHESGFNVQGYREKVESALVEPYVVDKDGVLVKRQA
- a CDS encoding hybrid sensor histidine kinase/response regulator; amino-acid sequence: MARQLTTSASTTEVLRQYLQVIFNLLKPKVCYVARHFAERNQLHVEHVRGRYDERVTAAVPDKGVVGRAFSENAVLRDEDTVAVPLENPQGVTGCLAIIAPRREASETLLRALAGQLSAAYEVARLRDDSARRNKDLQTAIAGLKSLEQNREELLGNVSHDLKNPLTTIKAYLAMVGREKLGALSESQRRAVQICDRNSDRMLRMVNDLLLMSRLQSGKMQLNQRPFGLKAVAEEVLRALAALSEHSKVRLHIPPCPEVFVRGDRERVAEAIHNLVENGIHQSEEGGTVEIRVSTEEGLAALSVKDCGPGLSQEDLENIFDPFYRARSGQPRPLGGRLGLPLVAKILALHGGRVEANSTLGEGSTFQLVLPMFAGAVSTPDITQAAPRAGGILLVEDDADCREVLQQVLEQEGYRVMATSGAAEARSVLSHIRPAMVLLDLRLSQEDGRSVLHFIRGSESLSDIVVYIISGASEVASLSSGQGLDRIDGFFEKPLQLPRLLDTVAAVVRPSRRNPASS
- the argS gene encoding arginine--tRNA ligase; this encodes MSTSVLSRYRTAFAEALAQALGVPASEIEPQIKPADPAHGDLSFVTFPLAKAQKKAPPAIASSLASAVKVPGLEVAATGPYVNARFATQPFSSEVIDTARKEGPAYGHGDDGKGKTVVLDYSSPNIAKPIAFHHIRSTVIGHCLANLYRALGWKVEGINYLGDWGKQFGLVAVGFQEYGDPARKEEVGHLIEVYVKANKRAEAEPAFDERAREFFRRMEANDAEALSLWQQFRETSIRDFERIYSRLGIRFEHIEGESRYQGKMEPVIEEISQKVGVKESKGALVVDLPYAEGEPPVMLKKNDGSTLYATRDLAAATDRYERFQFDKALYVVAKDQQLHFKQFFLVLQKMGKPWADRLVHTYFGRVQGMSTRRGEVVLLDDVLDQAKELARKKVQENIEKGRIQTDNPEELSEQIGLGSIVFGDLRHNRTSDYAFDWEEVVSFEGHTGPYVQYAHARTCNVIRKGGGAPASFDGALLTLPEEQALLRVLARLPVVVREAAEQYEPSLVARLMLDLAAAYNRYFTAGNQERDKRILVEGNDALRAARLALTDATRVTLASGLTLLGIPTPENM